The genomic stretch GCTGGCGAGAAGAGAGAAGATGATTTTGTTGCAGGGATTATGTTCCGAGGGACGCGGCCGTTGGAGCACGCAAGGGTCGCCgatccagcggcggcggaagaCAAGAGCCAGATTAGAGAAGCGACGTTTTTTTATTTTGGACATGATAAGGGGGACGCATTTGGCTTTAGCTCGTGTGATCTGTTTGGTAGCTCCACCTCTAGCCCTAGTGAGCAGAATTTAGGCTGTTTGATTAGAGCACCTCCGGCCGTTTGAGCCCACTGCGAATTTGGGATGTAACTATCGCCGGATTCGATGAAAATAGGGAGTGGGTATCAGTTTTCCAGTCCATCCCCAGCATTCACCCAACTGCGACGTTAATTTTGAATAATCGTCTTTCCGCTACACAAAAACATCGCCCAATAGTTTAgcgatcggatcagccacatACATGCGATCTAAAAGAAACCAGAGGATAATAGGGACATTGGCAGTTCCTAGCTGCAGCTTGTCTGCCGCGGAGTCGGGCGGCGATGCATCGTTGGCCGCCGAAGTCGCAGTGGCGGGACTGGACGCCGAAGGAGAGGAGGAAGCACTCGACGGAGGAGGTCGGAGGATGTCTTGGAGATGGCCGTCGTACCAAGCCCTtgtctcctcgtccatcttgcCGTTGTTACCGCCGATCAGGAACGCAaggtcggtgttcctcttcttcgccgcggagGTTGCCTTCAGCAAGGCGATTTAgacgccctggttggcgagcaCCTCCTTCCACCTGACGTCgtacttgtcgtccctcccggcgacGTGCGCCCTCGCGTCGAACCAGCACCGTcggatccctttgggggacggtttgggggtcgcgtctagagatgctcttaggctgtTTGATTACCTGGGTTTCTTCCGTGATATGGCATCCATGGGTTTTAAAGCACCATCGGATCTTTTACGGAAGAACgaatcaataattttcatggagcCTGACCCATTTGGGGAAAACAGTAAAGACGCGTGCAATGGTTGCACACGCGGAGAAGTGTGGGAGACGCTTAATAACTCTTTTGCACACACTTGAGTTGCCAATCaccacccctatctctctctactCTCACCTCCCTCATGTCTCATCAACAGACGGTGATGTCCGTGTCATCGCCTCTGCTCTCTGCTCCATGTGGAAGCTGACCTGGATTTCTCCCTGGCATGCCGCAACGATGGCGTGGATGGTTCACGAGTTGGAAGCCAATGGCCTCGTCGAAGCGGCGGGGCGCCGATTAACCCGGCCATGGTGCCAGTGTTAAATCATCCTTCACCAATCACTACCTGACTGTGCGCTAGCACAAAGGGTTCAGTGGCGGCCACGAAGGTTCCATCGGCGGTCCTACCGATGGGGTTGTCCAACGCCCCCACAATGCTACGCATCGAGCAGTTGGCCGCCATCGCAGCAGGGGCACATGACTCAAGCCAGGAGATGGAGGTTCCACCTGGATTTGTCCCAATGTCATGGCATACACTTCCTCGAGCAGGGTTGGGGGGAGGGGGCACTCGCAGTTCACCCTCCTCGGTCAACATCCATGACAGCATCGGCGGTTGCTAGTCGTGACAGAGCATCCACTTCCGCATTTGTGCAGGGACTATCAGCATCACCTCGAGCGCCATTGTCCCCCGTACAATAGCAACTGTGATCCTGCTTTCGAATCAAGTTAGGTTTTTGTAGATCCGCTGATGTTTTTAAGCAAGGTGGTGTCATTCGAGTTGGATTACGTTGATAATGGTAAGGACCTTGTACAAGCATGGTCGCGCCTCATTGGAGTGCTTGCAGATACAAGGATCCTCGGCAGTGCCGCTCCGGTGGAGCCACCGTACGGCCtccgtgaaaggacacggatgccgcctagagggggtgaatatgcggtttaaaacttttacgattaTGGCTtgaaaaaatacaaaataaaactagcgtttaatttgtcaagcacaaaacttatgaaactagggttcatctatgtgcaccaataacttatgctaagcaggacaaacaactatgtgatagcaagatatataacttcaagcactgatacgtctccgacgtatcgataatttcttatgttccatgccacattattgatgatatctacatgttttatgcatactttatgtcatatttatgcattttccggaactaacctattgacgagatgccgaagtgccagttcctgtttcctgctgtttttggttccagaaatcctaataaggaaatattctcggaattggacgaaatcaacgcccagggtcctatttttccacgaagcttccagaagttcgaaggggaaacgaagtggggccacgaggtggggacacagtagggcggcgcggcccaagccctggccgcgccggcctagtgtgtggtcccaccaggactccacccgaccttgcccttccgcctacttaaggtctccgtcgcgaaaaccctatcacgttcgacgaaaccggagaaaaccttcccgagccgccgccatcgcgaagccaagatccgggggacatgagtctctgttccggcacgccgccgggacggggaagtgccccggaaggcttctccatcgacaccaccgtcatctccatcaacgctgctctgtctcccatgaggagggagtagttctccatcgaggctcggggctgtaccggtagctatgtggttaatctctctcctatgtgcttcaatacaataatctcatgagctgccttacatgattgagattcatatgatgatgcttgtaatctagatgccattatgctagtcaagtgggttttacttatgtgatctccggagactccttgtcccacgtgtgtaaaggtgacgagtgtgtgcaccgtgtgggtctcttaggctatatttcacgagaatacttattcgctgttatgaatggcatagtgaagtgcttatttatatctctttatgattgcaatgtgttttgtatcacaatttatactgtgtgctactctagtgatgttattaaagtagtttattcctcccgcacggtgtaatggtgacgagtgtgtgcatcgtgtagtacttggcgtaggctatgattgtgatctcttatagattatgaagttaactattgctatgatagtattgatgtgatctattcctcctttcgtagtgtgaaggtgacgagtgtgcatgctatgttagtacttggtttggttatgttgatctgttatgcactctaaggttatttaaatatgaacattgaatattgtggagcttgttaactccggtattgagggttcgtgtaatcctacacggttagtggtgttcatcatccaacaagagggtgtagagtctagcatctatctatttattctgttatgtgatcaatgttgagagtgtccactagtgaaagtatgatccctaggccttgttcctaaatacttgctatcgctgcttgtttcttgttttactgcatctttacttctgcaatattactaccatcaatcgcacgccgacaagcacttgtacggcgccgttactactgctcatattcattcataccacttgtatttcactatctcttcgccgaactagtgcacctattaggtgtgttggggacacaagagacttcttgctttgtggttgcagggttgcatgagagggatatctttgacctcttcctccctgagttcgataaaccttgggtgatccacttaagggaaatttgctgctgttctacaaacctctgctcttggaggcccaacactgtctacaagaatagaagcacccgtagacatcaagcacgaaggctatcacaaagtgaaGTGCATAAggtaagagctcgggtataggaataaccgaggtgacgCGAAGATGACGatatatcccgaagttcacactcttgcgagtgctaccctccgttggagcggtgtggaggcacaaggcaccCCAAACGCCACAAAGGCCGCACCGTGTTCTCCTCGAGCCTTCGCACCAaaagggaagtcctcgatccactatggaaccttgagggtggtcatCTAACCCGCACAAAGGTTGGGGAAAACTACACAACTTAATTAGAGGCTCCCAAgaaaacgccacaaaggcctcacactTGAGGAAACTCTACAACTTAATTGGAAACCCCAAGTAATCCACAAAGATACAAACTTGAGACATCTCCACAACATAATTGGAGGccacaagaacaccacaaagccacaaagaagtctagggttccaagaacccccaAGAGGAACAACCTTCTCACTTTCACATCCACGAGTCACCGTGCATAACTCAAATCGATGCACCAAATCAATTggtaagaacaccacaaagatgctcaaatccttaTCTCTTAAatttcaacaaagctacaaaagctattggagaaataagagaagaaaaacaaataggaggagaaacaccaaatttCTCTCAAAGAACTAGATCtagagattccctcacaaagaggggaaTTTGATTGGTGGGATTATAGATCTAGatatcctctctcttttcctcaaatatgagcaagaatcatggagggattagagTGAGAGGGAGCAAGCTACTCAAGGTcaataatggaggagagagaaaaagaGTAGCAACGGCTCATGGGGAAGAAGTGGGCTTTTATAGATCTCCCCCATGAAATATGACCGTTTCAGCCATTTTAGACCTGGGACTCCGTTCTCGAGGGCCGGATACTCTGGACCCCCATATTGGGAGCAAGGCACACttcgaaaccaaaaaaaaaaaaaaaactgggttCAGCGGGGAGTCTCCGGCCACCCCGAGACTGGAGTCTCCGGCCCTAGGAAATATAGAAAAAGTTGAAATTGAAACGGCCATAATTTGAGCATCCGgagtccgattttgatgatcttgggctcgtttcgaaggtagcaacaagatctacaagatcatgcagagaaccatcatattccagcaaaggaggataaAAATAAATTGAGAAAGGTTTAACCTATCTAAAAGAGACAACCCAGTAAAACCTCTAATATGGAAAACGCAACAAGTTAAATTAAGAAACTCCGATTTAGGTGAACCCAATATTgttggaaagaggatgaaaaaatTTACCCCGCAAAGAGTGAAAATATTAAGAACGGGTGAGGTAGTATTTTTTTCCACAAATTTAGAATTGAAACGTCTCTATACGAAGAACCGGAAAAAACtctaatatcgaaaacgcaacaactaTTTCATGTGAAAttcattttcgatgaactagagcttgtcatgagaataatcaatagctctaaaacaccacatgggtAAAATCCAAAAAAGAGCCAAGAAaattgatgcaaggatgcaaaggtttgagctctctgaaTGATATGATACGATTATGTTATTTATACGAGAGCCCTTTTTATAGTACGGCCAACTATCCTATAAAACGGTCTCCCAATTACACCACGATAGCGGTAGAATCGCAAATCATAGGATCTTTAACTTATAGAATCGTAAAATTTAAACCTTAAATGATTTTCACGGATGGGCCGGCCAGTTTGCGTGGGGCCTCTGGCCTTGAGATAGATTCTATTATACTTGCTAGCGCAAACGATCACTTTTGGTCGGCGTCGGCACGCTGGAGAGCCTCTAGTACAGACCGATTTCGCCTTTCAGTATAGAACTCTTAATAGAACCAAATACGGATTCTGTCTGAAAAAGACTCAAATACGGAGTACAAGAATCATGAGGAGACCCCTCTTCCGTCTCGCCCGGATCGCGTTGCGTTATATTCCCACGCACGTCCGCTCGACGGACCCGAAGTCCCGAACACCAAACCCGAGCCCGCCTGCAAAGTGCAAACCCAGCCCTCCGCAATGTCGGCCGCAGCAGTATCACACACCGCTCCCGCAGCTCTCCCGTCGGCGCCCCCGCCATCCTaccccgccacctctggcccttcCTACGCCGCCGAGGACGACCTCTACGGTCTCCTCCAATCGCTCCAGCGTCGCATGGAGTTCGTCGCGATCCAGGAGGAGTACGTGAAGGACGAGCAGAAGCACCTGATGCGCGACCTGCTGCACGCGCAGGAAGAGATGAAGCTGGTCCAGGCCGCGCCCCTCGTGACCGGCCAGTTCATGGAGATGGTGGACGGCAGCAACGGCATCGTGGGGTCGACCACCGGCAGGAGCTACTACGTGCCGATCCTCAGCACCATCGACCACGAGCTGCTGAAGCCGTCGGCGTCGGTCGCCctgcaccgccactccaaagcgcTCGTCGGCGTGGTGCCTCCCGAGGCGGACTCCAGCGTCTCGCTGCTCGGGCCATCGGAGAAGCCCAGCGTCCTGTACTCGGATATCGGAGGATGTGATATCCAGAAGCAAGAAATCCGCGAGGCCGTCGAGCTGCCCCTGACACATCACGAGTTGTACACGCAGATCGGTATTGATCCTCCAAGAGGGGTGCTGCTCTATGGTCCTCCGGGCACCGGCAAGACGATGCTTGCGAAAGCCGTGGCATGTCACACCAGCGCTGCTTTCATCAGGGTGGCTGGTTCAGAGTTTGTGCAAAAGTACTTGGGGGAGGGCCCGAGGATGGTTCGGGATGTGTTCCGCTTGGCTAGAGAGAATGCCCCTGCTATAATATTCATCGACGAGGTTGATGCCATAGCCACTGCTCGATTCGATGCTCAGACCGGTGCTGACCGAGAGGTTCAGCGTATTCTAATGGAGCTACTCAATCAGATGGATGGGTTTGACCAGACGGTGAATGTGAAGGTTATCATGGCCACCAACCGGGCGGACACTCTAGACCCTGCCCTGTTGCGTCCAGGAAGATTGGACAGGAAAATTGAGTTCCCTCTGCCAGACCGTAGGCAGAAGAGGCTTGTTTTCCAAGTCTGTACTGCTAAGATGAACTTGAGTGACGAGGTCGATTTGGAAGATTATGTCTCCAGGCCTGATAAAATCAGTGCTGCTGATATCTCCGCTATTTGCCAAGAAGCTGGCATGCATGCTGTCCGCAAAAATCGGTATGTTATCCTCCCCAAGGACTTCGAGAAGGGCTACCAAACCAACGTGAAGAAGCCTGAGACAGACTTTGACTTCTACAAATGAGTTAACGAGGTGTTAAACGGGATGCTTCTCTCCTACTAGTGACATGATCAACACTAGAGATCGAAAGTTAATGTTCACTTGTACCCTGAGGCTCATGACCTTACCTATTTCATCAGATTCAgttatttgtatttcagatgtgttTCTACTTTGATAAATAGAAAAGTTTGCATGTTCAATCTCAAACGCAATCTCAACAGTGTTGTTATAACTTATAAGCTATCATGGCTTGTTTGCACTATTTATTGTACTAGTATTTTTGAAGTATTGTCGTTTGATTAAAAATAAACATCATGAACAAAACTAGACTTGTCGCAAAGGAAAAACAGGTCGCACGGAGAATTTATTTCTCAACGAACCACATTGTATCATTAAACATATATTAAacagagagttgtggcaaaggtcTAGAAGAATAGAATGTTCAACTGACTAACTGCAAATTTTCTAATCTAAAGCTGCACTCCATGAACCTACCCAGCTAACTATTCAGCAAAACAGGTAGCGCCCAAACCCCAACCCTCCCTCCCGCACCCCACcctcccaaccctaaccgccgccaccggtaacgccgccggggcaaagaccctcggggcgtggcggcggcgggggcccttcctcatcGCTGCGTGATGAACGGCGGCCGGATCCCACCTCCTCGACgcatggcggagaagacgcagaTTGGATGGGATGGGCGACGTGCGCTGCGGCCCCCTCCTCCCGGCGGCTATCCCCTGGTGGACCGGCGCGGGTGggttgggcggtggcggcatgtcTCCCTCCTTCCGTCGGCTCTCCCC from Lolium rigidum isolate FL_2022 chromosome 4, APGP_CSIRO_Lrig_0.1, whole genome shotgun sequence encodes the following:
- the LOC124705469 gene encoding 26S proteasome regulatory subunit 6B homolog, with the protein product MSAAAVSHTAPAALPSAPPPSYPATSGPSYAAEDDLYGLLQSLQRRMEFVAIQEEYVKDEQKHLMRDLLHAQEEMKLVQAAPLVTGQFMEMVDGSNGIVGSTTGRSYYVPILSTIDHELLKPSASVALHRHSKALVGVVPPEADSSVSLLGPSEKPSVLYSDIGGCDIQKQEIREAVELPLTHHELYTQIGIDPPRGVLLYGPPGTGKTMLAKAVACHTSAAFIRVAGSEFVQKYLGEGPRMVRDVFRLARENAPAIIFIDEVDAIATARFDAQTGADREVQRILMELLNQMDGFDQTVNVKVIMATNRADTLDPALLRPGRLDRKIEFPLPDRRQKRLVFQVCTAKMNLSDEVDLEDYVSRPDKISAADISAICQEAGMHAVRKNRYVILPKDFEKGYQTNVKKPETDFDFYK